A window from Prinia subflava isolate CZ2003 ecotype Zambia chromosome Z, Cam_Psub_1.2, whole genome shotgun sequence encodes these proteins:
- the ARL14EPL gene encoding ARL14 effector protein-like has protein sequence MCLINRCIFHKSGQMSDLMEENCKKSYSSQETSAGKRAPPAKDCPIRRKKMQKLERQLKCLAFQNPGPQVADFNPETRQQKKKVCMSQMKQSFFYESKSTKKYDKHGRLLCNGIDLCDCLETDCLGCFYPCPKCNSNKCGPECRCNRKWVYDTIVTEGGDVISALPFSVPD, from the exons ATGTGTTTAATAAATAGGTGCATATTTCACAAGAGTGGCCAAATGAGTGATCTCATGGAAGAAAACTGCAAGAAAAGCTATTCTTCCCAGGAAACATCTGCAGGAAAAAGAGCGCCTCCTGCTAAGGACTGCCCAATAAGACGCAAAAAAATG CAAAAACTGGAGAGACAATTAAAATGCTTAGCCTTTCAAAATCCAGGACCTCAGGTAGCTGACTTCAATCCTGAAACtagacagcagaaaaagaaagtgtgCATGTCACAGATGAAACAAAGTTTTTTTTATGAGTCCAA ATCTACAAAGAAATATGACAAACATGGCAGACTGCTTTGTAATGGCATAGATTTATGTGACTGCCTGGAAACTGACTGCCTGGGTTGCTTCTATCCTTGCCCCAAATGCAATTCAAACAAATGTGGACCAGAATGTCGCTGCAATAGAAAATGGGTTTATGATACCATCGTGACTGAAGGTGGGGATGTGATCAGTGCGCTACCATTTTCTGTCCCTGACTGA